The Pantoea sp. At-9b genome includes a window with the following:
- the kup gene encoding low affinity potassium transporter Kup, producing MASTKQSLPAGMLAAAGIVFGDIGTSPLYTLRECLSILPDGGTTPAAVMGFLSLIFWALTLIVTVKYVCFVMRADHDGEGGILTLMSLARQHVTGRAGHLIVLAGLIGGAFFYGDGVITPAISVLSAIEGIEVVAPALDHVIVPLSVIILTLLFIIQKHGTERVSLVFGPVMLVWFLTLAALGVRGILMHPGVLQALNPLYALEFLNQHKALSFAALGMVVLAVTGAEALYADMGHLGKAPIRLAWLIIAMPALVLNYFGQGALVLGDADAVRNPFYLLAPGWAQIPLIVLATLSTVIAAQSVISGVYTLTHQAIRQGFLPPVRIIYTSSTESGQIYIPVVNWLLFAAVTVIIVAFRQSSALSAAYGIVVTGTMVLTACLASVVAFKNWRWPLPLAVVFLLCMLTIDVPLFSANLMKLLSGGWVPVLLAMTMLMLMLIWSSERSLLIRRLADDPVGLKAMISSLEAAPPMRVGGTAIFLSRKEYEIPQALLHNLKHNRVLHERTVLLHIRTIDTPRVHNQKRIRMQQLSPSFWQVTASYGWHEVPSMQEILHLCGLEGFGCSLQEASFFTSHDTLVMKKRRGLARVKGAIFHFFQRNALRAHEQFMIPPNRVIELGGQREF from the coding sequence ATGGCTTCAACTAAGCAGTCTCTTCCGGCAGGCATGCTGGCAGCGGCAGGCATTGTGTTTGGTGATATCGGCACCAGCCCGCTGTATACCCTGCGGGAATGCCTTTCCATATTGCCCGACGGTGGTACCACGCCTGCGGCGGTGATGGGGTTTCTCTCGCTGATTTTTTGGGCGTTGACGCTGATTGTTACCGTGAAATACGTCTGTTTTGTGATGCGCGCCGATCATGATGGAGAGGGCGGGATTCTGACGCTGATGTCGCTGGCTCGCCAGCATGTCACAGGCCGGGCCGGACATTTGATTGTGCTGGCCGGGTTGATTGGTGGTGCATTCTTTTATGGTGATGGCGTGATCACTCCCGCCATTTCGGTGCTGTCGGCGATTGAAGGGATCGAAGTGGTGGCTCCGGCGCTCGATCATGTGATCGTGCCGTTGTCGGTGATCATCCTGACCTTACTGTTTATTATCCAAAAACACGGCACCGAGCGGGTCAGTCTGGTGTTTGGTCCGGTGATGCTGGTGTGGTTTCTTACCCTTGCTGCGTTGGGTGTGCGGGGGATTTTGATGCACCCTGGCGTGCTGCAAGCCTTGAATCCGTTGTATGCGCTGGAATTTCTTAACCAACACAAGGCGCTGTCGTTCGCAGCGTTAGGCATGGTAGTGCTGGCGGTCACCGGCGCGGAAGCGCTGTATGCGGACATGGGGCATCTGGGCAAAGCGCCGATTCGGCTCGCCTGGTTGATCATTGCGATGCCAGCGCTGGTGCTGAACTACTTTGGTCAGGGGGCGTTGGTGCTGGGGGATGCGGATGCCGTGCGTAATCCCTTTTATTTGCTGGCTCCAGGTTGGGCGCAGATCCCACTGATCGTCCTCGCCACCTTATCAACCGTGATTGCGGCGCAGTCGGTGATTTCCGGCGTCTATACCCTGACACATCAGGCGATACGCCAGGGGTTTCTGCCGCCGGTGCGGATTATTTACACCTCATCGACCGAGTCCGGGCAGATCTATATTCCGGTGGTTAACTGGCTGCTGTTTGCCGCTGTGACGGTGATTATCGTTGCTTTCCGACAATCCTCCGCGCTGTCGGCTGCATATGGCATCGTGGTGACTGGCACCATGGTGCTGACGGCCTGTCTGGCGAGTGTGGTGGCGTTCAAAAACTGGCGCTGGCCGTTGCCGCTGGCGGTGGTTTTTCTCCTCTGTATGCTGACCATTGATGTACCCCTGTTTAGCGCCAATCTGATGAAATTACTCTCCGGCGGTTGGGTGCCGGTATTGCTGGCGATGACGATGCTGATGTTGATGCTGATCTGGAGTAGTGAGCGCTCACTGTTGATTCGACGCCTGGCGGATGACCCGGTGGGGCTAAAGGCGATGATCAGTTCGCTGGAAGCTGCGCCGCCGATGAGAGTCGGTGGCACGGCTATTTTTCTCTCGCGCAAAGAGTATGAAATTCCTCAAGCGCTGTTGCATAACCTCAAACATAACCGGGTGTTGCATGAGCGCACCGTACTGCTGCATATCCGTACCATCGACACGCCAAGGGTGCATAACCAGAAGCGTATTCGCATGCAGCAACTCTCTCCTTCATTCTGGCAGGTGACGGCGTCCTATGGCTGGCATGAGGTGCCCTCAATGCAGGAAATTTTGCATTTATGCGGGCTGGAAGGTTTTGGCTGTTCGTTGCAGGAAGCCTCGTTCTTTACGTCTCACGACACCCTGGTGATGAAAAAACGCCGCGGGTTGGCCCGGGTCAAAGGCGCAATTTTCCATTTCTTCCAGCGTAATGCGTTGCGTGCGCATGAGCAGTTTATGATTCCGCCAAATAGAGTAATTGAGTTAGGTGGGCAGAGAGAATTTTAA
- a CDS encoding DUF2913 family protein yields the protein MKIESLTEKTGHLAWCALIALHMARLDGAVRSVSQENIFLIRWLSTALKQHRFPREVAPDIHWLLKQGRRLGARSELHDKLDYLWRTCNGILLEQNDLFRLTYAIETAKQMDFSFHHLNDREWSGCRVLAGNTTADAIYLSRTSLDVSFNDDGQQIAPLFVRLTGNTARLEQILNRYGWCTENCLDNPIPFLYRLVVPAPLSQ from the coding sequence GTGAAAATTGAATCGCTGACCGAAAAAACCGGACATCTGGCATGGTGTGCCCTGATTGCTCTGCATATGGCAAGGCTGGATGGCGCGGTACGATCGGTGTCGCAGGAAAATATTTTCCTGATCCGCTGGCTCTCCACTGCATTGAAACAACATCGTTTTCCTCGCGAGGTCGCTCCCGATATTCACTGGTTACTGAAACAGGGACGCAGGCTTGGCGCAAGGTCGGAACTGCACGATAAGCTGGATTATCTGTGGCGTACCTGTAATGGCATATTATTGGAGCAAAACGATCTGTTCAGACTGACTTATGCCATAGAAACCGCGAAGCAAATGGATTTTTCCTTTCATCATCTCAACGATCGGGAATGGTCTGGCTGTCGTGTGTTGGCCGGCAATACCACGGCGGACGCGATTTATTTATCGCGCACTTCTCTGGATGTTTCCTTTAATGACGATGGTCAACAAATTGCCCCTTTATTCGTTCGTCTGACCGGGAATACCGCACGGCTGGAACAAATATTAAATCGCTACGGATGGTGCACGGAAAACTGTCTTGATAACCCGATACCTTTTCTTTATCGCTTAGTCGTACCTGCGCCGTTGAGCCAATAG
- a CDS encoding trehalose-6-phosphate synthase, with protein sequence MSGLILVSHNLSRASTLSALYESILSRCGGLWVSWDGKTQAIAADTPRPLTFRHGHKFDTLSFPLTQGEKEQGYQHYVHQGLWPIFHQRPDLARFNHEDLSQYRQFNQAYATAIAEYAMPDDIIWLQDYHLIPCIKLLRDAGLTNRIGLFFHQPFPAGQGFSAIPDWQWLAESLLGCDLIGFQTTQDMNNFLLWVESTYRCERLGAALFRIHGHLLKTGVYPVGIDLEDAHCLLASNSCSYMEEQCRATLPQNTVLSGGHLDDSAGLPYRISAVEVLLRNHPDYAGNMMLLQLAAPSAGYAPRTAGLSHDLENICGEMNGMHGTLAWCPVSYLTNAYSREEQAGIYRASRVALVTPLMAGMSLMAKMYVAVQDPANPGVLILSQFAGAAEHMDGALIINPYDPDAIADAIHTALRIPLSERQNRHARLMKGIHRQDCHWWADRFLTDLRAPETEEAVVMAGSLLVTAGMGRRVRY encoded by the coding sequence ATGTCAGGCTTAATTCTGGTTTCGCACAATCTGTCCCGTGCTTCGACGTTATCCGCCCTGTATGAAAGCATCCTGTCGCGCTGCGGCGGGTTGTGGGTGAGCTGGGATGGCAAAACTCAGGCCATCGCAGCGGATACGCCACGTCCCCTGACCTTCCGCCATGGTCATAAATTTGACACCCTCAGCTTCCCGCTGACCCAGGGCGAAAAAGAACAAGGTTATCAGCACTATGTCCATCAGGGCCTGTGGCCGATATTTCACCAACGCCCGGACTTGGCGCGTTTTAACCATGAAGATCTGAGTCAATATCGGCAATTCAATCAGGCCTACGCCACCGCAATTGCTGAATACGCGATGCCCGACGACATTATCTGGCTCCAGGACTATCACCTGATACCCTGCATCAAACTGTTGCGCGACGCCGGGCTGACCAACCGCATCGGTTTATTCTTCCATCAGCCGTTTCCGGCTGGCCAGGGATTTTCCGCCATCCCGGACTGGCAATGGCTGGCTGAGTCATTGTTGGGTTGCGACCTGATCGGCTTTCAAACCACCCAGGACATGAACAACTTTCTGCTCTGGGTGGAGAGTACCTATCGTTGTGAGCGCCTCGGTGCCGCGCTGTTTCGCATTCACGGCCATCTGCTCAAAACCGGCGTCTACCCGGTTGGGATTGACCTGGAAGACGCGCATTGCCTGCTGGCCAGCAACAGTTGCAGTTATATGGAGGAACAATGTCGTGCCACGCTGCCGCAAAACACGGTCCTTAGCGGCGGCCATCTCGACGACAGCGCCGGGCTGCCTTACCGCATCAGCGCGGTTGAGGTGTTGCTGCGCAACCATCCGGATTACGCCGGTAACATGATGCTGCTCCAACTGGCTGCGCCGTCAGCCGGTTACGCGCCACGGACTGCCGGACTAAGCCATGATCTGGAGAATATCTGCGGTGAAATGAACGGTATGCATGGCACGCTGGCGTGGTGCCCGGTCAGTTATCTGACAAACGCTTACAGCCGTGAGGAGCAGGCGGGGATTTATCGTGCGTCCCGCGTCGCGCTGGTTACGCCACTGATGGCGGGCATGAGCCTGATGGCAAAGATGTATGTTGCAGTGCAGGACCCGGCCAACCCTGGCGTGCTGATCCTGTCACAGTTTGCCGGGGCAGCGGAACATATGGATGGCGCGTTGATCATCAATCCTTACGACCCGGACGCCATTGCTGACGCCATCCATACCGCGCTACGCATCCCGCTCAGCGAACGTCAGAATCGTCATGCACGCTTGATGAAAGGTATCCACCGCCAGGATTGCCACTGGTGGGCAGATCGTTTTCTGACGGATCTGCGTGCACCGGAAACGGAAGAAGCGGTGGTGATGGCAGGCAGCTTGCTGGTGACCGCCGGGATGGGGAGACGGGTGAGATATTAA